The Verrucomicrobium spinosum DSM 4136 = JCM 18804 DNA segment CGATGGGGATCAGGATGAACGCATAAACGGGGATCATGATGGCGAACATCCCGTACCACGGGGTGGCGACCAGCCAGTACTGGTAGGGAAGGATGACAAAGAAAGCGGCAAAGAGTCCCCAGTGGTCGCCCCTACGCGTGGGGGTGGCGGTGATGAACTCCCGCAACGCCAGAAACGAGATGAGGGCAAAAATGATGGTGGAGCCCGCTCGATTGAAGGACAGAGCGGCGAACAGAACGATCACCATGACCCACCAGCTGTTCACGCGGGATTTCAGGTTGGCCACCGTCGCTTTGCCGCCCTCGCTCTTCACCCTGCGTCCCAGGATGAAGCTGATGGCGCTGGCCAGAAAGAGCACTCCGAACACCGCAATGATGAGGTTGCGGGTGACGTCGGAGCTGTAGTTGATGGAACTGAGGAGGGGCACGGCAGAGGCTGGGAAGGCGCTGGATTCGAAACGGATGGAACGAGAATTCGTTAGGCAGGTCCTGAGGCGGGGTTGGGGCTGCCCCCGTGGGCATGGGGCATCAAGTTGAGCACCGCGTCACGAGTGCGACGGAGGAACTCGGGTTTCCTCTCCCCTTCTTCCAAACGGAGGGGGGCTCCAAATACCACCGTGCTGATGAGCGGAATGGGGAGGAGGTGGCCCTTGGGAAGGATACGGTTGAGATTCTGCAGGTACACCGGGATCAGTTCCGCTTCCGGCACCTTGTTCGCCAAGTGATAAAGACCGGGCTTGAACTCAGTGATATTCCCGTCCAGGCAGCGGGTGCCTTCTGGAAAAATGATGAGGGACTGACCGGCTCGCAGGGCGTCTGCCATTTGGGAGATCGGATTTTCCGTGCGGGAAATGGCCTCCCGGGCGATGAGAAGGGAGTTGAAGATGCCGCAGGCAACCGCCCGGGTGAGACGGGTCCGCCCCCAGTAGTCACGGGCCGCCACCGGGCGGGTGCGCTCCCGGGCGGCGGATGGCAGGGCCGCCCAGAGGGTGGCAAAATCCAGGTGACTCCCATGATTGGCGAAGTAGATGCGCAGTTTTTCGCACTTGGGGTCGCAGCCTGCCCACACGGCGTTGGCACCGGTGATCAGCTTGGTCAGGAAGATTGAGGCTGGTCTCAACATGGGCATCACGGGTTCGTTGGAGTATTCTTGTAAAGATCCCGCGAAATAATACACAGCCTCCGCCAGCAGGTGAAAACACAGCCCACTACGATGACGGCCAGGGCTGCGGTCATCACCATGTCGGCCTTGCCGTCAGGTCGGATCCATAGCTCTGCGATGCTGCCCAGGCAGGCAATGGTGATCACGGCCATGCGGTGCTGCTTGGCCATGGGGCCGGCAAAGGATTGGTTCCCCGTGAGCGTCCCGCCCAGCACCCGGATGTAGGCCGTCATCACAGCCAGCACGGCGGCCACCCAGCCCAGAGGCATGCCCCAGAGCTTGATGATCCAGTCGCTGCTGTAGCCTGCGGCCATGAGGATCAGGGGATCAGCAATGCGGTCGGGCACCTCATTGTAGAGACCTCCCACCACGCTTTTTTTGCCCCCTTCGATCGCGACCATGCCGTCCAGCAGGTTGCAGAGCAGACGCATCTGGATCCCCACGGCGGCTCCGATCCAGAGCAACGTGGCGGCAGTGGGGCAGCAGGCCTCGCTGGCAGTCATCAGGCAAGCTACGCTGACGAGGGCAAAGACCACGCTGAGTACGGAGATGGCGTTGGGCGTGAGGCCCCACGCGTCCACTTTGACGGCCAGACGTTGCGCCCATGGTTTCTCACGGGACTTCAAATAGCGCCGTGCTCCCACGCCTCCAGGGGTCTCTTCTTGCATGGCGCACTGTTGGCAGATTCGCCCTCCATGCAATGCGATTTGTTGAAGGTGGCAACTGGCAGCCAAAGGGCATGACTTCCTGCTTCTCAGATCGCCCTTCCTGCCTATGCTGCCGGGATGCCCCAGTCTCAGCCTCAGCGCCTTTTCCTCCTGGACAGCATGGCCCTGCTGTACCGCGCCCATTTTGCCTTGATTCGGAAGCCGATTTTCACCAGTGATGGCGTGAACACCTCTGCCCTGTTCGGCTATGCCAATGCGTTGTTGGACATTCTGCAGAACCAGAAGCCGACCCATTTGGGGGCCGCCTTCGACACCAGTGCGCCCACGCCGCGCCACACCATGTTTCCCGCCTACAAGGCGCAACGGGAGGAGATGCCAGAGGATCTGAGCGTGGCCATTCCCGCTGCCAAACGCCTGCTCAAGGCCATGCGGATTCCCGTGCTGGAAGTGGATGGCTGGGAGGCCGACGACATCATCGGCACTCTGGCGCACCATGCCGAGGCCCGGGGCGGTTTTGAAACTTACATGGTCACCCCTGACAAGGATTTTGGGCAGCTCGTGACGGAGAACACGCTGATCTACAAGCCAGGCCGCCAGGGGGCTGACACGGAGATCTTGGGGGTCAAAGAAGTCTGTGAACGCTGGGGCGTCAGCAATCCTGGGCAAGTGATTGACCTCCTGGGCCTCATGGGAGATGCCAGTGACAACATTCCAGGCATTGCCGGAGTGGGTGAGAAGACGGCGGCCAAACTCATCCAGCAATTCGGCAGTGTGGAGGCCATGCTGGATCGGGTCGATGAGATTGAAGGCAAGCTCAAGGACAAGGTCAAAGCGGGCGCGGAGATGGCCAGAATCTCCAAGCAACTGGCGACGATCATGGTGGATGCGCCGCTGACGGTTCAACTGGATGATCTGGCGTTGCTGGGATTCGATGAAGAGGCGCTTAAGTCCATCCTGGTCGAGTTTGAGTTTAATGCACTTGGCCGTCGCCTTTTTGGAGACGATTTCAAGGCGGGGAGAGGGCGTCAGCTAGGGGGCGGGGTTGCGCCTGTCTCTGCGCCGGCCCCTCCGGCGAAGAAGTCCAAAGGCGGAGACCTCCAGGGGGATCTGTTTGGAGCGGGGGCGGAGACGATCCCGGTGGCGGCGGCAGGAGATGAAGGATCAGCGGAAGCGATGGCGGATGCCGCTGCCGCGCCTCACCTGCCTGGGTTGAAGACCATCCGGGACATCCCGCATCGCTATGAACTGGTAAAGACGGCAGATGAACGCAGGGCATGGCTGGAGAAGCTCGCCGGGGTGGACGCCTTCTGTTTTGACACGGAGACGGACGGACTGGATCCGCTCTCCGCCCGCATGCTGGGCATAGCCTTCAGCATCGCTCCTCATGAAGGTTGCTATTTCCATATTCCCGAGGAGCGGGATGAGCACCTGGCCGTGCTGAAAGAAGTGAAGACCTTCCTGTCCACCTCGAAGGCGGAGAAGATCGGTCACAACTTGAAGTTCGATCTGCGGGTGTTCCTGGCCCACGGCATCGAGGTGGCCGGACCCTTCTTCGACACCATGCTGGTGCATGCGCTGGTCGAGCCGGATCAGCGTCATGGCATGGACTACCTGAGTGAGCGCTATCTGGGCTACAGTCCGGTGTCGATCACGACGCTTATCGGTGAGAAGAAAGGAGCGACGCCGCAGAAGAGCATGGCGGAGGTGCCCCTGGAGCCTCTTGCCGAATATGCCGCGGAAGACGCGGATGTGACGTTGCAGCTATCCCAGAAACTGCGTCCTGAGCTGGAGCGTCTGGGGTTGATGAAGGTGTTCTATGAGATCGAGGCACCGCTGCTGCCCGTGCTTGCCCATATGGAACATGAGGGGGTGAAGGTGGATGTGCCCACGCTGGAGGAGTTTGGTCAGGAACTGCTCAGTCAGGCCAATGTGCTGAGAGAGCGAATCCAGGGCTATGTGGATTGGCCATTTAACCTGAACTCACCCAAGCAGCTTGGGGAGGTGCTCTTCGATCATCTCAAGCTGATGGAGAAGCCCAAGAAGACGGCCACGGGGCAGTACCAGACCAACGAGCAGACCCTGCTCACCCTGCAAGGGAGGCATCCCATCATCGACGACATCCTGGCTTATCGGGAATGCACGAAGCTCAAGAGCACCTATGTGGATGCATTGCCTGCCGCAGTG contains these protein-coding regions:
- a CDS encoding lysophospholipid acyltransferase family protein; this encodes MPMLRPASIFLTKLITGANAVWAGCDPKCEKLRIYFANHGSHLDFATLWAALPSAARERTRPVAARDYWGRTRLTRAVACGIFNSLLIAREAISRTENPISQMADALRAGQSLIIFPEGTRCLDGNITEFKPGLYHLANKVPEAELIPVYLQNLNRILPKGHLLPIPLISTVVFGAPLRLEEGERKPEFLRRTRDAVLNLMPHAHGGSPNPASGPA
- a CDS encoding CDP-alcohol phosphatidyltransferase family protein; protein product: MQEETPGGVGARRYLKSREKPWAQRLAVKVDAWGLTPNAISVLSVVFALVSVACLMTASEACCPTAATLLWIGAAVGIQMRLLCNLLDGMVAIEGGKKSVVGGLYNEVPDRIADPLILMAAGYSSDWIIKLWGMPLGWVAAVLAVMTAYIRVLGGTLTGNQSFAGPMAKQHRMAVITIACLGSIAELWIRPDGKADMVMTAALAVIVVGCVFTCWRRLCIISRDLYKNTPTNP
- the polA gene encoding DNA polymerase I translates to MPQSQPQRLFLLDSMALLYRAHFALIRKPIFTSDGVNTSALFGYANALLDILQNQKPTHLGAAFDTSAPTPRHTMFPAYKAQREEMPEDLSVAIPAAKRLLKAMRIPVLEVDGWEADDIIGTLAHHAEARGGFETYMVTPDKDFGQLVTENTLIYKPGRQGADTEILGVKEVCERWGVSNPGQVIDLLGLMGDASDNIPGIAGVGEKTAAKLIQQFGSVEAMLDRVDEIEGKLKDKVKAGAEMARISKQLATIMVDAPLTVQLDDLALLGFDEEALKSILVEFEFNALGRRLFGDDFKAGRGRQLGGGVAPVSAPAPPAKKSKGGDLQGDLFGAGAETIPVAAAGDEGSAEAMADAAAAPHLPGLKTIRDIPHRYELVKTADERRAWLEKLAGVDAFCFDTETDGLDPLSARMLGIAFSIAPHEGCYFHIPEERDEHLAVLKEVKTFLSTSKAEKIGHNLKFDLRVFLAHGIEVAGPFFDTMLVHALVEPDQRHGMDYLSERYLGYSPVSITTLIGEKKGATPQKSMAEVPLEPLAEYAAEDADVTLQLSQKLRPELERLGLMKVFYEIEAPLLPVLAHMEHEGVKVDVPTLEEFGQELLSQANVLRERIQGYVDWPFNLNSPKQLGEVLFDHLKLMEKPKKTATGQYQTNEQTLLTLQGRHPIIDDILAYRECTKLKSTYVDALPAAVNPLTHRVHTTFHQLMAATGRMASTDPNLQNIPIRTDQGREIRKAFVPEKEGWVLMSADYSQIELRVMAELSADPAMMEAFQEGHDIHQATAAKVYGVALDEVLPEMRRTAKMVNFGIIYGISAFGLSQRLGNTSRTEAAQIIENYFKQYPGVKRYMEDIVTQARTQGYVETLTGRRRYLRDINSSNMTVRSATERVAMNAPIQGTAADMIKLAMVNVARSLREGGFKTRMLLQVHDELLFEVPLEEVDKVKPVIEQGMREALPLKVPVLVEAGTGKTWLEAH